GGTTCCTGAAACCAAACAAAATTCCCTACTCGATCTTTCGGGACCTTGGGAGATCGAACCTTTAGCGGAAGGCGTTTCATTCAAATCTTCTTTAGAAAAATCGAAGGTTCGCCATACGGTTTCCGTTCCTTCCAATCTCATAGAATGGTCCCAATCGCCGAAAGGAAGCATTCTGCTTCGAAAGGTTATCACCAAAAAGAAAGAGGATCCATTCTTTCAAAGTCTTTGTCTTGGAAAAATTTCGGACGAAGCCAGTGTTTTTTGGAATGGAATCGAGTTGAAAGAGGAGCTATTTTCCTCTTATCAAAATTCGTCTCCGCAAGGTTACGATAGAATTCGAATCTATTCGATTCCGCAAGAAATCGTAGTTGAGGAGAATACGATCGAGGTCTTGATTAGACCATACTTCGATTACGAATTTGGTATTCTTTCCGGTCCGATCTCAATCGGAACCTCCGTCACAATTTGGAGGGAATATTTTCTTTCGGAGATCGGCGGGCTTCTTTTGTTCTCATCCTTTCTTCTGATCGGAGGTTTTTTTCTTTTTCTTTCTCTTCGGGAAAAGCGAAAGAATGAAAACTTCTATTTCGGACTCTTTCTTCTTTTATTTTCGGTTTATCAAATTTCGCTTAGCCAATTCAAGTATTTTCTCGGGCTGGAAATCCTCTATTTTAAGAAATTTGAATATACTTTTTTGGCGTTCCTATTTCCTCTTTTTTGTCGATTTCTTTCTGCCTTTCTTAGGAAATCCGTCGGTCGTATCCAATTCTTTTTTGAGATCGCTTCTTTTGCACTTTGTATTTCCTTTTGGTTTTTGCAAAACGTCTCGGTGTTAGATTGGTGCAACCGAATTCTTCATCAATCGCTCTGGCTCGGCTACGTGGGAATTTCGATCAGGTTACTTTTTCCCAACTTAAAAAAACAAAAGGAATCCAGAAGAATTCTTTTTGGAGTTCTTTTTCTTCTCGTTTGTGTTTTCATCGATATCCTTTCCGAAAGAGGAAACTTTTCCGTGATACGGCTTTCCGGGTTCGGCGTCTGCGGATTTCTTTTCTTTCTTACTTTGATTCTTGCTGATAAGTTTGTAGGAATGAAGGAAAAACTCCGCTCTTGGAATCGAGCATTGGAAGAAGCGATTCGTAAACGTACAAAAGAACTTACTCTGAGCCTTCAGGAAATCCGAACTCTCAAAGAACAACAAGACGGAGATTACTTTCTGATCACTCTTCTGTTTCAACCGTTTCTTTCCCGAAATCTTCGAAACGAATTTTCAGAAATCGAAGTCCATCGGAAACAATACAAACAATTTCAGTTTAAGAATCGTCGTTACGAAATCGGCGGGGACGTCGTTTTGAACGAACCCGTTTTTATCTCCGGTTTGGAATATCAGGTTTTGATCAACGCGGATGCGATGGGAAAATCACTTCAAGGAGCCAGTGGTGCTCTGGTCTTTTGTTCCATCGTAAAGAGTTTTCTGCAAACTCCCGATTACGAATTTCGAAGTCCGGAGAATTGGCTCTTTCTTCTCTACAAAAACCTTCAGGCGGTATTCGAATCTTTCGACGGGAGTATGTTCGTCTCTTCCATTCTTTCCCTCTATAGACAGGAAACCGGAGATCTATTTTTTCTGAACTGCGAACATCCGCCGATCGTCCTCCTTCGAAATCAGAGCGCAAGTTATCTTTCTGAAGAATTCATCCTTCGAAAGATTGGTTTTCCGGATTCGGATCTTCCGGTCCGAGTTCGACATTTCAGAGTTCTTCCCGAGGACACAATTCTCTATGGTTCGGACGGGCGGGAGGATTTGTTTCTTTCCGTCGATTCCGATCCGACACAAAAGCAAAAAACTTCTTCTCCTGAACTTTTTTTGACTGCCGTTCAAAAACCGTTTTCAACCTTAGAAGTTCTGGAAGAAAGAATTCGAACCATTGGCGAACTTTCCGACGACCTGAGTTTTCTCAGAATTCAAAGACCGACCGAAGAAGCGGAAAAAGACCCTTTTCAGGAAAGCAACCTGATCGAGAGAAAAGGAAAAGAAGCAATTCAAAACGGAGAATTGTTGAAAGCGACTTCTTTCTTCTCCAAGGCCTCCACTCGAAACCCCGCTGATCTTTCCCTGGCAAAAAGGGCCCTTCTGTTGGCAAAAAAGACTCAGAATTTCAAACTAATCCGACTCTTTTCGGAAAAGCTCTTACTTCGAGAGGAAGGAATATTCTTGAAAAACCCAAACCGTGTCAATCCGTCGCTTATTACTGAATCATCAGGGAGAAAAGGTGCCGAATATGAAATTCAGGGAATAAAAAAGGCATCTTAAACGAATAAAAATCAAATTAATTGTTGAATTTGTTTCATTTCTATATTATAAGTCATAATTAATTCATTCTTTAGAAAAGATTCGAGCACTTTTCTCGAAGGAAGAAGTAAGTGAATCAGTCTCCTAATCTCCTGTTCACTGATTGCCGTCTAAAGCCAGCTCGCTTGCTGGGGTAGAATCCAATTCTTATTTTTATAAAATGGGAATTTGGATTCCTCCCCGGAATTTTACCTCTCGGGTCAACTTATGAATATGAAAATTTATTCGGGCGCATTTACTTCTCCAAAGGTGGAACAACCTCCTTTGTTCGTCACCAAGAACGGACTCAAGAGAAAAATCTCCGTCCAAGAACCGCAAAAGGTCGTAGAAAAATCCCTGGCTTATAGTCTTGAAAAAAACGTTCTTCTGATTTCGTACACACTTCTCTTAGATCATACCGGCGACACAAGAATCGCGGAGAGTACCTACTTACGTTTCTCCGAAAGATTTAGAGAAACATTCACCCAAGATTCCTGGTTTTTTCTTTCCAATCGAATCGAAACCTTCCTGAAAGAAAACGAACAATCCAAATTGGATTTTCAGTATGAATCGGAATTCTAAATAAAATTCTGATTGAGTTAAACCGCACACAATTTAGCCTGAAAAGTACTTAGATTCCGGTATTTTTCTGAAGCCCGATTCCTGCCAGAATTTTGAATTTATCCTTTTTGGAGCTATCCATGAAAACTAGAGTGATTACTTTCCATTACACCCTTCATGACACAGAAGGCAATCTGATCGATTCTTCCGAGGGAAAGGCACCCCTTTCTTATTTGGAGGGAGTTGGTCATATCATTTCGGGACTGGAAGACGAAATGAAAAAGATGTCTGCAGGGGAGAAAAAAAGAATCAACGTAGAAGCGGAAAATGCGTACGGCTTGAAAGACCCGGATTTAATTTTTGACGTTCCAAGATCTCAGTTCCCTCCGAATGAAGACTTGCAAGTTGGAATGATGTTTCAAACCGATGAACCGGACAAAGTTTTTACGATCACGGAGCTCCAAGATGAATCCGTCATTGTGGACGGGAATCATCCTCTTGCCGGAATCAATCTTGTGTTCGATGTGGAGCTCACTGAAATCAGAGAAGCAACCGACGAGGAAGTTTCTCACGGACACGTTCATGGAGAAGGTGGACATCACCACCATTAGGAGATCCTTTCCCACCATTCATGTCCTGGAAGGAAGAATTAAACTCAGCTCAATTGGAAGCTGTCCTTACCCAGGACGGTCCGGTGCTCGTCCTAGCGGGTGCCGGAACAGGTAAAACCAAGACCATTATCAGCAGACTCGCCCAGCTGGTCTCTTCCGGAATTCCCGCCTCTTCCATTCTACTTCTTACATTCACGCGAAAAGCGGCAAGAGAAATGATCCTTAGAGCTTCTTCTTTGGGTGATGCTCGTTGCTCCGATGTTCAGGGTGGAACCTTTCATTCTTTTTGTAGTTCCGTTCTTAGGAGATTCGCGCCTGCCCTCGGTCTTTCCTCCGATTTTACAATCTTGGATGAGGCGGATACGTTAGACGTCTTTCAATTTTTAAGAAGCGAAAGAGACTTTGCGAAAACAAAGACTCGTTTTCCTTCCAACGAAACCTTAGTCGGAATCCACAGTGAAATCCAAAATACGGGAAGAATATTAACGGATATATTAGAGAAGGATTATCCTTCTTTTATCCAAAGATCCAAAGATATCATCCAAATCTTCGAAGATTACAAGGTCTACAAAAAGGAAAGGTCCCTCCTTGACTATGACGATCTTCTCTTTTTCACACGGGATCTTCTCGCAAATCATTCTGGAGTTCGCTCCGCGCTTTCGGAACGATATCGATTTGTCATGGTCGACGAATTCCAGGATACGAATAAAATACAGGCACATATCGCCTGCCTTCTCGCGGCAGAACACCGAAATCTGATGGTAGTCGGAGACGACGCTCAATGTATCTATACGTTTCGGGGTGCTACTGTTCGAGGAATATTAGATTTTCCTAAAATTTTCGACAATACGAAGACCATTTTTTTGGAAAAAAATTACCGAAGTACTCCGGCGATTCTAAACCTAGCGAACTCGGTGCTCCAAAACTTTTCGGAAAAATACGAAAAATTCCTGTTTACCGAAAATGAAAATGGCCCTCTGCCGTCTGTTCTCCAATTTACGGACGAACTCGAGGAAGCGGAAGGAATCGCGGAAATTCTCCTTCAAAAAAAAGAGGAGGGAATTCCGTTTCATAGGATGAGTGTGCTTTTTCGAGCGGGTTGGAATTCGAACCAACTGGAACTTGTATTAGCAAAACGGAATATTCCTTTCGTAAAATTCGGCGGTCGAAAATTCATAGAAACCGCTCATATCAAGGACCTCCTTGCGTTTTTAAAACTTTTGATCAACCCTCTGGACTCCGTATCTTGGATTCGGGTTTTAAAACTGATTCCCGGAATTGGAAACACAAAATCGAACGAAATTTTGGTGAAGGTTCGCAGTTCCTCCGGAAAAATGGACGCACTTCAAGAGGAAAAAAATCCGAGTTTACAAAAATTTCTTTCCCCTCTCTTCCATCTCTATCAAAAACATTCGGAATCCAGAGCGGAAGTGAAAACGATCACATCGGATTTCATAGATTACTATCGAGTTTTGTTGGAAAAAAACTACGACGACTGGAAACGAAGATCGGAAGATTTGGATTCGGTCCTTGGATTTTCCCTTAAATACTTTTCGTTATCCGACTTCCTTTCGGATCTAACAATGGATCACGCTTCACTCAGTTTGGATAAGATTCATCCGGACAACGCGGAAAACGATCAGCTAAATCTTTCGACGGTCCATTCCGCAAAAGGATTGGAGTTCGACGTGGTTTTCGTATTGAATGCCACCGAAGGTTCGTTCCCTTCGAGTAGAAACACGGACACGGAAGAAGAAAGGAGACTCTTTTACGTCGCGATCACTCGGGCTCGAAAAGAACTCTATCTCACAAGACCATCCTTGGCTCAGTCCAGATCCGGTCCATATTATACGAAGTTATCCCGTTTCCTCAGCGAAATTCAATCTCCCGAAAAAGTCTACGAGCTCAAATTGATTTCCGCAAAGTCGGCTTCAAAAACGGATCCTGGTTCGGAATCCATTTCCGAATCAGGCAAACGTGTTTCAGAATCTTTTTCTAAAATTCAGAATTATTTCGGAAGTTGACCTATGATTTTGGCTTTTGAAAAACAAAAATTAAAAACCTCTGCTGACGAAGTGGAGAAAATTCTGGAACGAAAGGTCTCTGAATTTCTGCATGTTCGCGGTGGGAAAATTTTACAAGGGAAAAAAGTTCGCTATAAATTCTATCCTTACGCGAACTTAGGAAGTGCCATCCGCATTTCACCCGGAATCTTGGAATTCAAAATTCATTCTTCTTATGCAAAATCGGATTCTTTGGAAGCGGTTGTGGAACTTCTACTTTATAAGCTTCTTAAACTTCCCATTCCGGGAACGATCGAAGAAAAAATTCAGCACTTTTACGAACTTCACTCCAAAGAGAAATCGGAAAGAAAAAAACGAAGAAAAAAAATAGAATCCTCCGATTCGAAGAATGCGATTTTAAAGGAAATGCTCCATCGGATCAACGAAACCTATCTTGGGATCGACCTTTCTGATATCGAAATCTACTGGGGAAAAAGAAGTTCGAGGACAAGGCTTGGACATTTTGATCCATCGCACAGAATGATCGTAATCAATCCGATTCTGGGAAGACAGGTTGTTCCCGACTTTGTTCTGGAATATATCGTTTTTCACGAGCTTTTGCACGTCTACATTCCTGCGACGAGAAAGAATGGAAAAAATGTGATCCATGGAAAAGAATTTCGCACTCTGGAACGAAAATATCCCGACTACCTAAGGGCTAATCACTGGCTCAAATCGAAGTACCACCAATCCATAAATCTCTAATTTTCGAAAATTGAATGTTTACAGACTTGGAATCCGTTGTAAAATTTGGTCCAACTGAAAGAAAGAGGGAGAACCGAATGCATCCGAAAGTATTTGAAACGCTTTATGTCCGCAAAAATTACATCGACGAAGAGCTTCGAAGCCATTTGAAAGAGATGCAGGGTTTAAACTATCGATCCCTAAACGAATACGACAGAGGCGTCTACGACGGCTACGTGCAAGCGATCACGGAGATTCTTAAAAAAATAGAAAAGAAATTTTTGCAGGCGGGCTGATTTGTTTCGAATTTTAGTTTTAGGATCCGGAGCGATCGCCGGTCTTTATGCCGGAAAGCTAAAGCAGGCGGGTTGTCAGGTCGATTTTTGGGTCCGGCAAAACGCATTCGAGCTGGAAGAAAACGGATTTCAAATCCAAAGTCATTGGGGTGATTTCGAATACTTTCCCAACCTCGTTTTCGAAGAGGTTCCCAAAAATTTAGAAGAATATGACCTCATTCTAAATTGTCTCAAATGTTTACCGGAAATCCGCTTGGAAACGATTCTCGGGATCCAAATCCCCGAGCACATTCCCATCCTTCTTTTACAAAATGGAATCGGGATTGAAGATCCGATCACCTCGCTCTATCCCTCCAACGAAATTCTAAGCGGGTTGGCCTTTGTCTGTGCGAATCGGTTGGACAAGGGAAAAATTCATCATCTCGATTACGGAGAATTGACCATCGGTTCTTGGAATCGTACGTCCTCTTCGTTTCTTAAAAAAATAGTTCGATTTTTTGAAACTGCGGGAGTTCCCACGCAGAGCACGGATTCAATTCGTCAGGCACGCTGGAAGAAACTCATGTGGAATGCGCCTTTCAATCCGATCAGCGTCCTCTCCGGCGGTAAAAATACTTCTCAGATTTTGAACGAACCTTCCAGTCGTTCTCTGGTGATCGAAATTATGAAGGAAGTCCAGAAACTTTCCGAATGGGACGGTGCGCCGGTTCCTGTTGAACAAATCGATCTATTCATCGAAATGACCGAGTCGATGAAACCGTATAAGACGAGTATGCTTTTGGACTTTGAAAGCGGAAGACCGATGGAAATCGACGCGATCCTCGGGAATGCGCTCA
This is a stretch of genomic DNA from Leptospira stimsonii. It encodes these proteins:
- a CDS encoding SpoIIE family protein phosphatase, yielding MYPKFIHILIILFVFSCESELKPVPETKQNSLLDLSGPWEIEPLAEGVSFKSSLEKSKVRHTVSVPSNLIEWSQSPKGSILLRKVITKKKEDPFFQSLCLGKISDEASVFWNGIELKEELFSSYQNSSPQGYDRIRIYSIPQEIVVEENTIEVLIRPYFDYEFGILSGPISIGTSVTIWREYFLSEIGGLLLFSSFLLIGGFFLFLSLREKRKNENFYFGLFLLLFSVYQISLSQFKYFLGLEILYFKKFEYTFLAFLFPLFCRFLSAFLRKSVGRIQFFFEIASFALCISFWFLQNVSVLDWCNRILHQSLWLGYVGISIRLLFPNLKKQKESRRILFGVLFLLVCVFIDILSERGNFSVIRLSGFGVCGFLFFLTLILADKFVGMKEKLRSWNRALEEAIRKRTKELTLSLQEIRTLKEQQDGDYFLITLLFQPFLSRNLRNEFSEIEVHRKQYKQFQFKNRRYEIGGDVVLNEPVFISGLEYQVLINADAMGKSLQGASGALVFCSIVKSFLQTPDYEFRSPENWLFLLYKNLQAVFESFDGSMFVSSILSLYRQETGDLFFLNCEHPPIVLLRNQSASYLSEEFILRKIGFPDSDLPVRVRHFRVLPEDTILYGSDGREDLFLSVDSDPTQKQKTSSPELFLTAVQKPFSTLEVLEERIRTIGELSDDLSFLRIQRPTEEAEKDPFQESNLIERKGKEAIQNGELLKATSFFSKASTRNPADLSLAKRALLLAKKTQNFKLIRLFSEKLLLREEGIFLKNPNRVNPSLITESSGRKGAEYEIQGIKKAS
- a CDS encoding LIC14007 family protein; its protein translation is MKIYSGAFTSPKVEQPPLFVTKNGLKRKISVQEPQKVVEKSLAYSLEKNVLLISYTLLLDHTGDTRIAESTYLRFSERFRETFTQDSWFFLSNRIETFLKENEQSKLDFQYESEF
- a CDS encoding FKBP-type peptidyl-prolyl cis-trans isomerase, translating into MKTRVITFHYTLHDTEGNLIDSSEGKAPLSYLEGVGHIISGLEDEMKKMSAGEKKRINVEAENAYGLKDPDLIFDVPRSQFPPNEDLQVGMMFQTDEPDKVFTITELQDESVIVDGNHPLAGINLVFDVELTEIREATDEEVSHGHVHGEGGHHHH
- a CDS encoding ATP-dependent helicase, producing the protein MSWKEELNSAQLEAVLTQDGPVLVLAGAGTGKTKTIISRLAQLVSSGIPASSILLLTFTRKAAREMILRASSLGDARCSDVQGGTFHSFCSSVLRRFAPALGLSSDFTILDEADTLDVFQFLRSERDFAKTKTRFPSNETLVGIHSEIQNTGRILTDILEKDYPSFIQRSKDIIQIFEDYKVYKKERSLLDYDDLLFFTRDLLANHSGVRSALSERYRFVMVDEFQDTNKIQAHIACLLAAEHRNLMVVGDDAQCIYTFRGATVRGILDFPKIFDNTKTIFLEKNYRSTPAILNLANSVLQNFSEKYEKFLFTENENGPLPSVLQFTDELEEAEGIAEILLQKKEEGIPFHRMSVLFRAGWNSNQLELVLAKRNIPFVKFGGRKFIETAHIKDLLAFLKLLINPLDSVSWIRVLKLIPGIGNTKSNEILVKVRSSSGKMDALQEEKNPSLQKFLSPLFHLYQKHSESRAEVKTITSDFIDYYRVLLEKNYDDWKRRSEDLDSVLGFSLKYFSLSDFLSDLTMDHASLSLDKIHPDNAENDQLNLSTVHSAKGLEFDVVFVLNATEGSFPSSRNTDTEEERRLFYVAITRARKELYLTRPSLAQSRSGPYYTKLSRFLSEIQSPEKVYELKLISAKSASKTDPGSESISESGKRVSESFSKIQNYFGS
- a CDS encoding SprT-like domain-containing protein, with translation MILAFEKQKLKTSADEVEKILERKVSEFLHVRGGKILQGKKVRYKFYPYANLGSAIRISPGILEFKIHSSYAKSDSLEAVVELLLYKLLKLPIPGTIEEKIQHFYELHSKEKSERKKRRKKIESSDSKNAILKEMLHRINETYLGIDLSDIEIYWGKRSSRTRLGHFDPSHRMIVINPILGRQVVPDFVLEYIVFHELLHVYIPATRKNGKNVIHGKEFRTLERKYPDYLRANHWLKSKYHQSINL
- a CDS encoding ketopantoate reductase family protein; amino-acid sequence: MFRILVLGSGAIAGLYAGKLKQAGCQVDFWVRQNAFELEENGFQIQSHWGDFEYFPNLVFEEVPKNLEEYDLILNCLKCLPEIRLETILGIQIPEHIPILLLQNGIGIEDPITSLYPSNEILSGLAFVCANRLDKGKIHHLDYGELTIGSWNRTSSSFLKKIVRFFETAGVPTQSTDSIRQARWKKLMWNAPFNPISVLSGGKNTSQILNEPSSRSLVIEIMKEVQKLSEWDGAPVPVEQIDLFIEMTESMKPYKTSMLLDFESGRPMEIDAILGNALKIGERYGFKTPHIETLYALLKLKGHSKGV